In the Orcinus orca chromosome 19, mOrcOrc1.1, whole genome shotgun sequence genome, GTGGTGGCTGGCAGCAGGTGGCGGTGTGGTTTCAGGTGAGGCTCCAAAAGGAGCCCCTGGGGCCTCCTGGGCCATGGTGGAAGCGTTGATTTTCCCCTCCCAGGAATAGTGGACATCCATCAGAGGGGACGGTCAGTTCAGATTTACTTGAAGGAAAGGTCACTGTGTAACAGTCGAGGGGGCGAGAGGACACTGCAGGCCAGCAAGGCTCTTGCAAGAAATGATGATGGTTCCTTGGACCTGAGTGCAGAAATCATggtggagagaagtgtatggtttctAGAGGTTATGGAGGGAGTTGATCAGACCCCCTGAGAAACTCATCCCTCCCACTCTTCCCCCAAGGCCAGGTAGGGTGCCCAGCTGTCAGCCTCTGCCAGAGATAACACTCCAGATGTTGGGGAATGGGGTCCAGAGTGTTTGTGTTTTGTGTACACGTACAGGTATTTGTTTTCCCAAACATGGGACTGATTTTTCAGCAATGctgttttgtaatttctttgtcAACCTTAGGCTTTTCATTGGGGGTTAGATGGCTACCAAAGCAATAGTGAAATAAAGAgttgaggagggggaggggtagagGAGGGTGCTGGCCCAGATGGAAGATGGCACATTCTGAACCATGCTCTATTGAATCAGCTCTTTTTGGGGtttaagttatttaaaagacATAAAGTTACACACGTGGTGAAATTAAACAGTACTGAAAGATATGAGGTGAGGCGTGGCCTCCTTCCCGGTCTTTCAATCCTGCTCCCTCCCCCTAAAAGAAactgctgtctgtctgtcttgttTACCCTCCCAGGGGAAATATgcatattttcacatatttatgaGGTAAAAGCTATACCATCATTCTCTATATTGTTTGGTGTCCTGGGTTTTCACTACCAGTGGATTTTGTAGGTCTTTCCACGTCCTTATCGTAGCTCTACCGAGCTCTCAGCAGCTGTGCAGTGACGTCTCTGGATGAACGTAGGGGGATTCGCTCAGCCAGTCAGCTAGTGacggatacttaggttgtttcctgtttcctttttcaaCCGAGCTGCAGAGGACATCTTTGACATGTACCAGTGGGCTGTAGGGGTCCCACCCCAGGTTCCCCCCAGCTGGCATCTTAGATCCTTTTTAGCTCCCACGTGAACGTGGTCTTCCCGTCTCgtggcctggggaggggagatgaACATGGGCGGCCAGCCCAGCGCCACCTGCTCCCTCCTGCCTTCACTTCACAACTTTCCCCTCTGAGGTCTCCCTTTGTCCTCAGCCCAGGTGGCCTTCAGTAAGACATTGGAGAAGGAAGCAAAGGGAGTGGAGCCGGACATCGCTGTACCCAAGTTCGAGCAGAAGAAGTGGGAGTCTGACAGGGCCTATGTGCAGCGCATGGCGCAGGAGGCGCAGCATGTGCTGTTCCTCAGCAAGAACCAGGCCAGCCGGCAGCCTGAGGTGCAGGCGGCTCCCAAGAAGGGGAAGTCGGAGAGGAAGAAAGCGTGAGTGGGGGCtgcaggggctgggaggcagggctgTGGGGTGCCACCGATTTCTTCTGTATTGACAGCATCTTTTTGCCAGGGGGCACCCCACCTACCCCATGATTCAGGCCGAGCAGGACCTGGAGTCAGTGGGTGTTTTTCTCTGTACCGCAGCCACTTAACCTCAGCGTTTCTGGGAGGCTCTGAACCCACAGAGCTCCGAAGGCCTATCTCTGTCTGTGCCTCTCTCTGGAAAGCATCAAGGTGTCCAAGAGCCAAGGGAGGTTGAGGGCCAGCTGTCTACCCCAGGCCAGTTGTTTCAGGGAAGTAGAAAAACAGTGAGGCTCAGTGTCCTCCCAGGAGGGCCCGCAGGCCGTCAGGGGACTGTGCCTACCCCACGGAAACTGGTTTCCAGGGTTCACCTTTCCAGCGCAGAAGAGATTTGAGAGTCTGTAGCTATGTCATTTGTACAAGTTCTGTGACCTCTCAGACAGCTTCCTGGTGAGTAAAGTGGTGAAATTGGCACCAGGAGGAAGCCCACCACCAGCTGCGGCTCCCCTGCCCATCCCTACCCTCAGCCCTGGAGAAGTCTGGGATGCAAGCTGTGTGCCACCTCCCTGAGCCTGTGGGTGGGAGCTGGGGCAGTAGTTTCAGCAAACAAATGCTTTTTGAGATGTGTTTCTGCCTTTACTGCAACTTTTGTCTTGAATCAAGCCAGGCTTTCATCAGAAATTTCTCTAAAACTGGgcacttccttggtggtccaggggctaagACTCCAAGTTTCCGCTTCAGGGGgcgtggattcgatccctggttggggaactaagatcccgcatgccatgcggtgtggcctaaattaaaaaaaaaaaaagaggaagaaattcttttaaaagctGTGAAAGTTAGATCATTTTCAGCTTTGTAGAGTTTCCTTACGTCCAGATTCTTACCATACATGTACTTACGTTAGCCAGTGAAAATTACATCACACAAAACATATCCCAGGTACCACCTAAAGCCACAGTGATCTCTAAAACTCATTGAATGTTGATTCTAGTAACAATAAGGGACCATGTCACACACGTTGCTGTGCGGGGCCGTTTACACACAGCAGCACAGTTGACACGTGGGACAGCTGATTCTCTGGGGTGGGGGCCATTCCGTGCACTGTAGGGCGTTGAGCAGCATTCCTGACCTCCACCCATGAGGTGCCAGGAGCACCCCTCTCCCCCCGACGTTGTGACAACACAGaacatctccagacattgtcCGATGGGCTGTAGAGGTACAGCCGCAGCCGCTGAGGACCCCTGACTTGGAACTTTGGAGGGGCCTCCTAGGTTCGGAGCGCTCTCTGTGGGTCCTGGGGTTCAGAGGCAGCCACCTGGGGTCTTTCCTGATGCATCCCTCGTGGGCAGGGGTGACCTCTGCCTCTTCCTGAGTCCAGTGAATTGAGAGTTTAGGAAAGTGAACAGCACTGTGCTCTCTTCCCAGGTTCCAGAAGCGACGGCTGGTTAAGGTccagcagaggagggaggaaaaggcagCAGAAAGGCTGGAGCAGGAGCTACTCCGAGGTAGCTCTTCACAAAGCAATTGTGTCAGCCCTGGTTCGGGGCAGCTTTGTCTCCCCAGGGTCGGTAGGTGGGTGGACAGTGGCTCCGGGTTCCAGGGCTGCAGTGGTTGTGTGGGCAGCAGGCCTCAGTTGTTCTTCTCTGCCCCTCCAGACACGGTGAAGTTTGGTGAGGTTGCCCTGCAGCCCCCAGAGCTGACTGCCAAGCCCAGGATGAGCACAAGTAGGGACCAGgtaagcaggggtgggggagttgCCCTTTTTGCCCCTCGGTGCTGCCTGGTTCAGGGCACACAGGTGGAGAGCACCATGTTCTCACTGGGCTTAAGCTATTGGGCTGGCCTAGGCTCTTTGTTACCTCCCCTCCTTCCTGAATCTGTGCCTcaacctccctctctctcttcctcagccTGGCAAGAAATCGCTGATGCTGAAGATGCTTTTAAGCCCTGGCGGTGTGTCCCAGCCTCTGACCACCTCTCTGGCCAGACAGCGGATCGTGGCGGAGGAGAGAGAGCGGGCTGTGAACGCCTATAGGGCGCTAAAGAAACTGCAGCAGCAGCGGCAGGGGGCTCAGTCACCACGGCCACCGCACCTCCGTTCTGGGAAGAAACCAAAGACACAGCTGTGATGGTGAGGGACCAGAGACGCTGCACCTGGGTTGGGGGTAGATGGGCAGATGGCCTGCAGTCAAGAGTCCTCTCCCTGGCACACATCCTGGGACTCAAGTGGGGGAGAGGGCTCCTGTTTTTTCTCCCTAAAGACTGCTGTTTCGTGAGTGACCACCTGCCGGCCCCATGTCTCACACAGGGCGTCGTCTGTCTCCTGAGCCCCCAGAGATGGGGCCAGTGCCTGGGTGAGATGCAGCCAGCATCATTCCCTTGAGCCTAGCGTCACATATAGCTTTGTTCTGAAACAGAGGTCCAGGCTGAGACACAACCTAGGGCCACTTTACAGAGGGCCAATCCCATAATCCTGTCCCTAGATACCAGTTAGTTGTAGACACTGCCGGTTTCGGTTAACTAAATCCATAAGCGAGGCTCTGCTGGATTCGACAGAGCAGTACAGCTAGAGCGAGAGCCAGGCAGCAGGTTGGTGTGGGGAAAGGGCGGGGGTCAGCATCTAGGCCACCTAGACCAGCTCACGGCACTGCTGTCACAGTCCTCGCAGGGCAGGTGGAGCCACCCCAGCTCATGTTTGGGTGTGGAGACTGAGCCACCCACATCGAGGTTTGGGGAGGCTGGGTCCTTATGTCATCGAGGTCTCTGGGGAGGACAGGGCAGGGCTCTCCAGCAGGTCTAGAGTGGCTTGACAGCAAGGACAGGAGCCCAGCCCAGGACTTTCTTGTGGTCAGAGGGGCCGTGTGAGTTCCTGCCAAGGGCAGGGCCCGGCGAGGTTTGAATCTCCCACAGGTGCCAAAGGAGGGAGCACCTGGGTTTATCATCCTGCTCAGATGTGGGATACAAATGAGAGAATGGGGATGGGGCTTACAGACTGTTAGCAATTGAACATGGAAGGACAGGGGCAGGCCACTCATAGCCCCGTTGGAGAAGGACGGCTGCCGGGCTCCCTCACTCTCTCCAGCTTGGGCTTCTCTAGCCAGCAAAGATGGCCTGGACAGCTCAGTCAGCGCCAGGCCTCAGTACTGACAATCCTAGAGAATGAGTGTGGAGTTCTGTGGAATCTGTTTTGCTCTTCCCCAAGTTTGCATTTTATgtaatgaagtttatttttttgttttgttttttttgcggtacgcgggcctctcactgttgtggcctctcccattgcaaagtttatttttgaattaaaaaatttaagttgtGGAAGCTCTACCTGGAATCAGGGCTGTCACTCTTTCAGGGCTGTGTTTCTGCATGGCGGGTGGCCCCGGCCCCCGCGTGGGATGACCAGGCGTTGGTTGCTATGCAGTAGCCAGGACTTGCCCCCATCACATGGCAGTTGGGGCAGGCAGCACATCTCTGGTTCAATGTTGGCATCCTTCTGACAATAGGGTCCCGAGACAGGCAGGGCAGCAAGAGCAAGGGGTGAGGTGGGGTCGCTGAGAAACACCGGTGTTTCTTGGATACAGTGCAAGTACAGTTATGAATGTGGCAATGAGGAAACAGGTCGTGGTGAGGGACGTTTGCCTTTGGTCACATGAAATGTGAAAATTACATTCCCTCAGGCCCTTGTCAGAGTGCCCCTAAAACGGGTCAACTTAGCTCAGGCTGGCTTTACCATCAGAGATGGTGACTAGGCCAGGGGTCACCCCTCAGAGATGGACCCACAAGCTGGGTATCACCCCTCAGAAATGGAGCCCACACTCGGGTCATCCCTAGAGACAGAACCCAGGTAGGATCAGCCATCAAGACACTCGGCCCGGGTTAAAGGTGTTGACCTTAAGAACGGCATAAGGTCTTTAGCCAAAATGAGTTTATTTGGAATCAGAAGAATTTCAGTTTAGGACAAGCAAACTGGCAAGTTGGAGGAGACAAACGGAAGGTCAGCTTTTATTAGGTTTTAGGAGGAAATTAGGAGGGCCCTGGTGGTTTTCCATTGGCTGCAATCAGTGGGTAGCTTGTCGCTGGGCCAGATGGAGACCTTCCTTCCTGCTGGGTCTGTGAGCTGTGGTGAGAGATGCATGCTTGAGAGCCCTCCCATCATAGCTTCCCTACCCCATTCTGATTGAGCTTTCCTTTGCTCATTTCCACATTCCCCCCTTTAGATGAAGATCTTTCCTTGAGAGCATCACTGATCAGTTTTAGTGGAATTGTGTTTTGTCCCTCAGCACCAGGACCTTTCCTGGACGTCATGTCTCACATCAGAGGAGAAGGCATAGTGATTGAAACCAAGTGAGCCCACATTTGACTAACAAAGAAGGAGGAACTCTCAGCCATTTTCCCTCTTAAAATCTTGTCTTATGAAGGTACAGGCATGGGCAGTCATCTCAAGGCATTAAGCCAACATCATACTATTCATTGTGTCATTTCTACAGGGGGTTGACAGGCAACATGTACAAAGTTTaaaaatggggaattccctggctgtccagtggttagggctctgtgctttcactgccaaaggcccaggttcaatccctggttggggaactaagaccccacaagccacgaggtgtggccaaaacaaaaacaaaacaaaaccataaaaaatatgcaaagcagaatgaaaaataatatgacATTTAGTTTGTATGACGGTTCTAAACCATGACCCTAGACCTGAAGGTAGCCAGCTGAACAAATCAAAGGACCAGAGAGAGTCAGGTGAAATTTGGGCTTGTGTCCTCATTTTGTGTAATTGAGTTTCTACTTCTCCAAAAGTGTTTATCCAGGTAGTATTTGCAATCGTACAAATGCCTCCTTGTTCAGCAAGTAGGAAATCGAAGGCTATGTGGTTGTCTAAAAGTATTTTAGCCAGTGAGTCAAGTGATAATTGTTGGGCTGCAGAATCAGCCAGCTCTCCTGATATTAGGGGGAGATTTCCGATCACGTTCTCATTGGCGCTTACTCCGACCCAAGGGGGTTTTGATGAGAACTGGCCAAATGGCACAGACTCGTAGCACTTGACCAAATAACGTGGGATCCCCAATCACTATGAAGTTCAAGAAGCGTTCCTCTCCCATGGGATCTTAGCCACAGAGCAGCAGTGGCTTGTCTACGTGGAAAAGCTTCGGTCCACTGAGGAAACATGCACATCATTACCAGGAATTATTTATACCCATGAGATGGTGGGCAGCTCTGTGAAACCCACTTGGCAAACGTCGAATGGTCCATCAGGCAATTTGGAGCTCCTGGGAGGGAGCATTGTGGACAgtttttctggattttattttgggAATGTGACACCAACCCTGGATCCAACAGCTTCCCACAAAATGCTGCATGATATTTGAtatcatcgggcttccctggtggcgcagtggttaagaatccgcctgccaatgcaggggacacgggtttgagccctggtccgggaagatcccacatgccgcggagcaactaagcccgtgcaccattactactgagcctgcactctagagcctatgagccacaactactgaacctgcatgctgcaactactgaagcccgcaagcctagatagagcctatgctccgcaacaagagaagccactgcagcgagaagcccttgcaccacaacgcagagtagcccctgctcgccgcaaccagagaaagcccgtgcgcagcaatgaagacccaatgcagccaaaaataaaacaaattaaaaaatttttttaaaagtttgatatcGTCAGCTGAGAATTCATTACTTGGAAAAGCAACATTGAAGCCTGCACACTGGTATTAAAATTCACAATGTGCAACACTTTAAACAGCAATGTCAACCAGCCCCCTCACTTTATTACCACCAGTCTGGTGTAAGGGCATGATGTGTTCACTCCTGTTGGAAGAGCACTAAGTCCTGTGGATTCCTGTCTTTTTTCATGACTTGCTAAGGTTTATTGGAAACTCCACTATTGGAATTGTGCTCCGAGGCACGGGCTGTTCAGTAGTAATGGGCTTGAGCACTGAGAGTGTAGCTCCAGTATAGAAATTCATTCCCAGTCTGGAGAGTTGTTTCTCTGAGCTGAGTAAGAGGGAGGCTTGGAAAAGCTCCAGATTCCTTGGAGTCCCATCACTGGGAAGTGGGAGGACATTGGAAAGATGAGTTGACTGAAGATGCCTGGAGCGTTTTGGTTTCTAGAAGTCTTTCTTCCAATATCCTGGCTTCTTACAGTAATGACGGAGGCTGGGAGGACTTTGCTTAGGGAACTCCATCTGCTGAAGTTGGAGATTAAGGATTTTAATGGTTTTTTTCTTAGTAGAATCATCTAGGGTGCAGGTTTGCCAAATTAAGTCTGGAGAGGACATAGTTTCCCATTCTATTGTAATTCTCTTAACCAAGAAAGTCCTGGTTTAGCCCATTAATGAACACAGAGTTGAAGGCTACCCCAGTGGATTCGACATCCATAGGGAgaatactgaaaaataatttggaatcGATGTGTGATAGTGTGCTTTATGTATAAATGTAGATGTGGTCTTCATctccatttctggcacagagctcttaaaacccttggaattttcttACTAGAGCAACAAAGGTGTCTCTTGTGAGGTGAATGAATTGGCTTTTGGAGCTCACCAAATGATGGGGGCTGGCTGCCAGGAGAAgcaaccttgtgattagagggttagaaCCAATTACCCCCTACTACCCAACctcgggggaggggagagggcctaGAAGTTGAATTAATGATTCAATCAATTATAAAACCCAA is a window encoding:
- the CCDC137 gene encoding coiled-coil domain-containing protein 137; protein product: MAGTRRRAAAPARTARTAGLGSPGPPQGRRQQEPGKQRSAPRPGPRSKEKKKVNCQPKNQDEQEIPFRLREIMRSRQEMKNPISNKKRKKEAQVAFSKTLEKEAKGVEPDIAVPKFEQKKWESDRAYVQRMAQEAQHVLFLSKNQASRQPEVQAAPKKGKSERKKAFQKRRLVKVQQRREEKAAERLEQELLRDTVKFGEVALQPPELTAKPRMSTSRDQPGKKSLMLKMLLSPGGVSQPLTTSLARQRIVAEERERAVNAYRALKKLQQQRQGAQSPRPPHLRSGKKPKTQL